GCCTCCGAACTGTTAGCGCTCCTGAGTGGCGACAACGCGCTCGATTTTGGGGCCGCCTCCGACGGCGACGGGGATCGTAACATGGTCCTCGGTCGAGATTTTTTTGTAACCCCCAGTGATAGCCTCGCACTCATCGCCGCCCATGCCCACCATATACCTGGTTATCGTAGCGGTTTGGCCGGTATCGCTCGCTCCATGCCCACCAGCGCCGCCGCTGACCGAGTAGCCGCCCACCTTGGTATCCCCTGCTACGAAACTCCTACCGGATGGAAATTTTTCGGAAACCTCATGGATGCAGGTAAAGTTACCCTGTGCGGCGAGGAGAGTTTTGGTACGGGGTCGAGCCATGTACGGGAGAAAGATGGCCTCTGGGCCGTATTATTTTGGCTGAATATCTTGGCAGTACGCCGACAAAGCGTGGAAAAGATTGTGCGTTACCACTGGCAACAATTTGGACGCAACGTCTATTCCCGTCACGATTATGAGGGCATCGACAGTAATTCTGCTCAGGAACTCATGGCCCACCTTCTCCTGTCCCTGCGCGACCTGCCGGGCCGTTGTTATGGTGAACATCGGATCCTCTACTGCGACGATTTTAGCTATTCCGACCCAGTGGACGGCAGTCTCAGTACTGGTGGCGGTATTCGAATCGGTTTTGAGGATGGCGCCCGAATCGTCTATCGCCTTTCTGGGACCGGTACCGAGGGCGCCACACTACGAATCTACTTGGAATCTTACGAACCCAACGTTATCCATCATTCACTGGATGCCCAAGTCACTCTTGCCCCTTTTATACAGATTGCGGAAACGATTGCCGAAGTTCGTAGACGTACCGGGCGAAAACATCCCGATGTGATTACTTAACCAAAATTGCTACCCACAACTCATTAGGTCATCATTCCGGCAAG
The DNA window shown above is from Gammaproteobacteria bacterium and carries:
- the pgm gene encoding Phosphoglucomutase, producing MTLHIVPTRPFSGQRPGTSGLRKKVTVFEQPHYLENFVQAVFDTQAGLVGGILVVGGDGRYYNHSAIQIILRMAAANGVGRVLVGRRGILSTPAASCLIRKHRAAGGLILSASHNPGGPDGDFGIKFNTDNGGPAPEKVTEAIYTQTQKLEVYRTMDTPEVDLGTLGGSLLGPMAVEVIDSVADYAVLMESLFDFDAIGRLLQDGVFRMCFDAMHAVTGPYAHAILEDRLGAPAGTVINGVPRLDFGGHHPDPNLAHASELLALLSGDNALDFGAASDGDGDRNMVLGRDFFVTPSDSLALIAAHAHHIPGYRSGLAGIARSMPTSAAADRVAAHLGIPCYETPTGWKFFGNLMDAGKVTLCGEESFGTGSSHVREKDGLWAVLFWLNILAVRRQSVEKIVRYHWQQFGRNVYSRHDYEGIDSNSAQELMAHLLLSLRDLPGRCYGEHRILYCDDFSYSDPVDGSLSTGGGIRIGFEDGARIVYRLSGTGTEGATLRIYLESYEPNVIHHSLDAQVTLAPFIQIAETIAEVRRRTGRKHPDVIT